The Streptomyces durmitorensis genome contains the following window.
GGGCTTTGGGGAGGGGTACAGGGGAGGGCATTCCGATACGTTGATCCGGTGCGTGGCGATGTCGAAGCGTCACGTGCCGAGATCATGGAGGACTGTTCAGATGGCCGTACGCAAGGCCGCACGCAAGGCCGGGCGCATCGTCGCCGCGGTGGCCGCCACCGCACTCGTCGCCGGGGGCGCAGCCGCCTGCGGGCCCGAGGACCTCACGGGCGGGGGCGACGACAAGGGGGCGTCGGCCTCGGAGTCCGCGTCCGCAGGCGGTCCCGAGGCGAAGGAGCCGCCGGCCGGCACCGACGCGCTCGCCAAGACGCCCGCCACGGTGAAGGGCGGCGTGATCACGGTCGGCGACCCGAAGGCCGGGCACACGGTCAAGCTGTACGAGGACGCGCGCTGCCCGATCTGCAAGAAGTTCGAGGAGTCCGGCGCTCAGGCCCTGGTGAAGCCGGTGGCCGAGGGCAAGGTGAAGGTCGAGTACACGCTCGCCTCGTTCCTCGACAAGAACCTCGGCGGCAGCGGCTCGGTGAACGCGGCGAACGCGCTGCGGGCGTCGGTGGATGCGGGCAAGTTCCCGCAGTTCCACGCCGCGGTCTTCGCCAACCAGCCGGAGAGCGAGACCGAGGACGCCTACACGCCCGCCTTCCTGCTGAAGATCGCCGACAAGGTGGACGGTCTTCGGGGCGCCGAGTTCGACAAGGCCGTGCAGAAGGGGACGTACAAGAAGTGGGTCGGTGAGGCCATGCAGGCCTTCACCGACGACGGCATGCAGGGCACGCCGACCGTCGTCATCGACGGCAAGAAGGCGGACGCCAACTCGCTG
Protein-coding sequences here:
- a CDS encoding DsbA family protein; translated protein: MAVRKAARKAGRIVAAVAATALVAGGAAACGPEDLTGGGDDKGASASESASAGGPEAKEPPAGTDALAKTPATVKGGVITVGDPKAGHTVKLYEDARCPICKKFEESGAQALVKPVAEGKVKVEYTLASFLDKNLGGSGSVNAANALRASVDAGKFPQFHAAVFANQPESETEDAYTPAFLLKIADKVDGLRGAEFDKAVQKGTYKKWVGEAMQAFTDDGMQGTPTVVIDGKKADANSLFDQDAFAKELKASGIS